From the genome of Carettochelys insculpta isolate YL-2023 chromosome 12, ASM3395843v1, whole genome shotgun sequence, one region includes:
- the LEO1 gene encoding RNA polymerase-associated protein LEO1 isoform X2: MADMEDLFGSDADSEPEQKDSDSGSDSDSDQENAGSGSNGSGSESDRDDDREAVKPSNKELFGDDSEDEGASHHTGSDVQSERSYNHSEASGHSEHEDNDQSDIDQHSGSEAADDDDDDRGQGSDEGSHHSDADGSEKAHSEDEKWGKEDKSDQSDDDEKLQNSDDEERPQNSDEEDKVQNSDDERPQVSDDEERLQNSDEEKMQNSDDEERPHVSDEEKMQNSDDERAQHSDEEKMQNSDDDERAQHSDEDHRHSDDEEEQEHKSESARGSDSEDEILRMKRKKTIASDSEMDSDAEGQKGHRDAIDLFGGADDISSGSDGEDKPPTPGQPIDENGLNQEQQEEELIPETRIEVEIPKVNTDLGNDLYFVKLPNFLSVEPRPFDPQYYEDEFEDEEMLDEEGRTRLKLKVENTIRWRMRRDEEGNEIRESNARIVKWSDGSMSLHLGNEVFDVYKAPLQGDHNHLFIRQGTGLQGQAVFKTKLTFRPHSTDSATHRKMTLSLADRCSKTQKIRILPMAGRDPESQRTEMIKKEEERLRASIRRESQQRRMREKQHQRGLSANYLEPDRYDEEDEGEEAISLAAIKNRYKGGIREERARIYSSDSDEGSDEERTQRLLKAKKLTSDEVNLLERGKQRMMTKQVKSTKNT; the protein is encoded by the exons ATGGCGGACATGGAGGACCTGTTCGGGAGCGACGCCGATTCCGAGCCCGAGCAGAAAG atTCTGATTCTGGATCTGACTCTGACTCTGATCAAGAGAATGCTGGCTCTGGCAGTAATGGTTCTGGAAGTGAGAGTGACAGAGATGATGACAGAGAGGCAGTAAAACCCAGCAATAAAGAGTTATTTGGAGATGATAGTGAGGATGAGGGAGCATCCCACCATACTGGGAGTGACGTCCAGTCTGAAAGATCATACAATCACTCTGAAGCTTCAGGACATTCTGAACATGAAGATAATGACCAGTCAGATATAGATCAGCATAGTGGTTCAGaagctgctgatgatgatgatgacgacagaGGACAGGGATCAGATGAAGGTAGCCATCACTCAGATGCTGATGGATCTGAAAAAGCACATTCAGAGGATGAAAAATGGGGTAAGGAGGACAAAAGTGATCAGTCAGATGATGATGAGAAGCTTCAGAATTCTGATGACGAGGAAAGGCCACAAAACTCTGATGAAGAAGATAAGGTGCAGAACTCTGATGATGAAAGACCTCAGGTTTCTGATGATGAGGAAAGATTACAAAACTCTGATGAGGAGAAAATGCAGAACTCAGATGATGAAGAGAGGCCACATGTTTCCGATGAGGAAAAGATGCAGAACTCGGATGATGAAAGGGCCCAACATTCTGATGAGGAGAAGATGCAGAACTCTGATGATGATGAAAGGGCTCAGCATTCTGATGAAGATCACAGACACTCAGATGATGAAGAGGAACAGGAGCATAAATCTG AGTCTGCAAGAGGCAGTGACAGTGAAGACGAAATTTTGCGAATGAAACGTAAAAAAACAATTGCATCAGATTCAGAAATGGACAGTGATGCAGAAGGACAAAAAG GTCATAGGGATGCAATAGATCTGTTTGGAGGTGCAGATGACATTTCTTCAGGGAGTGATGGAGAAGACAAACCACCAACTCCGGGGCAACCTATT GATGAGAATGGACTGAATCAGGAACAGCAGGAAGAAGAACTTATTCCAGAAACACGAATAGAAGTAGAAATACCTAAAGTAAACACTGACTTAGGAAATGATTTATATTTCGTGAAGCTGCCCAACTTCCTCAGTGTGGAGCCCAG GCCTTTTGATCCTCAGTATTATGAGGATGAATTTGAAGATGAGGAGATGCTTGATGAAGAAGGTAGAACAAGATTAAAATTAAAG GTGGAAAACACTATACGTTGGCGAATGCGAAGAGATGAAGAAGGAAATGAAATTCGAGAAAGCAATGCACGGATAGTCAAGTGGTCAGATGGAAG catgtcACTGCATTTGGGCAATGAAGTATTTGATGTATACAAGGCACCATTACAAGGAGATCACAACCATCTGTTTATCAGACAAGGAACTGGTCTACAGGGCCAAGCTGTGTTCAAGACAAAGTTAACCTTCAG GCCTCACTCTACAGACAGCGCCACCCACAGGAAGATGACTTTATCTCTTGCAGATAGATGTTCAAAGACCCAAAAAATTCGTATCCTGCCAATGGCTGGTCGTGATCCAGAGTCTCAACGCACAGAAATGATTAAG AAAGAAGAGGAGCGTTTGAGAGCTTCTATTCGTAGAGAATCCCAGCAGCGGCGAATGCGGGAGAAGCAGCACCAGCGGGGCCTCAGTGCAAATTATTTAGAACCTGATCGTTACGATGAAGAGGATGAGGGAGAAGAAGCAATCAGTCTGGCGGCGATTAAAAACCGCTATAAAGGTGGTATAAGAG AGGAACGTGCTAGAATCTATTCTTCAGACAGTGATGAAGGATCAGATGAAGAAAGAACACAGAGACTACTCAAGGCAAAGAAACTAACCAGTGATGAG GTGAACCTTCTGGAAAGAGGAAAGCAGAGGATGATGACAAAGCAAGTAAAAAGCACAAAAAATACGTGA
- the LEO1 gene encoding RNA polymerase-associated protein LEO1 isoform X1: MADMEDLFGSDADSEPEQKDSDSGSDSDSDQENAGSGSNGSGSESDRDDDREAVKPSNKELFGDDSEDEGASHHTGSDVQSERSYNHSEASGHSEHEDNDQSDIDQHSGSEAADDDDDDRGQGSDEGSHHSDADGSEKAHSEDEKWGKEDKSDQSDDDEKLQNSDDEERPQNSDEEDKVQNSDDERPQVSDDEERLQNSDEEKMQNSDDEERPHVSDEEKMQNSDDERAQHSDEEKMQNSDDDERAQHSDEDHRHSDDEEEQEHKSESARGSDSEDEILRMKRKKTIASDSEMDSDAEGQKGHRDAIDLFGGADDISSGSDGEDKPPTPGQPIDENGLNQEQQEEELIPETRIEVEIPKVNTDLGNDLYFVKLPNFLSVEPRPFDPQYYEDEFEDEEMLDEEGRTRLKLKVENTIRWRMRRDEEGNEIRESNARIVKWSDGSMSLHLGNEVFDVYKAPLQGDHNHLFIRQGTGLQGQAVFKTKLTFRPHSTDSATHRKMTLSLADRCSKTQKIRILPMAGRDPESQRTEMIKKEEERLRASIRRESQQRRMREKQHQRGLSANYLEPDRYDEEDEGEEAISLAAIKNRYKGGIREERARIYSSDSDEGSDEERTQRLLKAKKLTSDEEGEPSGKRKAEDDDKASKKHKKYVISDEEEDDD; this comes from the exons ATGGCGGACATGGAGGACCTGTTCGGGAGCGACGCCGATTCCGAGCCCGAGCAGAAAG atTCTGATTCTGGATCTGACTCTGACTCTGATCAAGAGAATGCTGGCTCTGGCAGTAATGGTTCTGGAAGTGAGAGTGACAGAGATGATGACAGAGAGGCAGTAAAACCCAGCAATAAAGAGTTATTTGGAGATGATAGTGAGGATGAGGGAGCATCCCACCATACTGGGAGTGACGTCCAGTCTGAAAGATCATACAATCACTCTGAAGCTTCAGGACATTCTGAACATGAAGATAATGACCAGTCAGATATAGATCAGCATAGTGGTTCAGaagctgctgatgatgatgatgacgacagaGGACAGGGATCAGATGAAGGTAGCCATCACTCAGATGCTGATGGATCTGAAAAAGCACATTCAGAGGATGAAAAATGGGGTAAGGAGGACAAAAGTGATCAGTCAGATGATGATGAGAAGCTTCAGAATTCTGATGACGAGGAAAGGCCACAAAACTCTGATGAAGAAGATAAGGTGCAGAACTCTGATGATGAAAGACCTCAGGTTTCTGATGATGAGGAAAGATTACAAAACTCTGATGAGGAGAAAATGCAGAACTCAGATGATGAAGAGAGGCCACATGTTTCCGATGAGGAAAAGATGCAGAACTCGGATGATGAAAGGGCCCAACATTCTGATGAGGAGAAGATGCAGAACTCTGATGATGATGAAAGGGCTCAGCATTCTGATGAAGATCACAGACACTCAGATGATGAAGAGGAACAGGAGCATAAATCTG AGTCTGCAAGAGGCAGTGACAGTGAAGACGAAATTTTGCGAATGAAACGTAAAAAAACAATTGCATCAGATTCAGAAATGGACAGTGATGCAGAAGGACAAAAAG GTCATAGGGATGCAATAGATCTGTTTGGAGGTGCAGATGACATTTCTTCAGGGAGTGATGGAGAAGACAAACCACCAACTCCGGGGCAACCTATT GATGAGAATGGACTGAATCAGGAACAGCAGGAAGAAGAACTTATTCCAGAAACACGAATAGAAGTAGAAATACCTAAAGTAAACACTGACTTAGGAAATGATTTATATTTCGTGAAGCTGCCCAACTTCCTCAGTGTGGAGCCCAG GCCTTTTGATCCTCAGTATTATGAGGATGAATTTGAAGATGAGGAGATGCTTGATGAAGAAGGTAGAACAAGATTAAAATTAAAG GTGGAAAACACTATACGTTGGCGAATGCGAAGAGATGAAGAAGGAAATGAAATTCGAGAAAGCAATGCACGGATAGTCAAGTGGTCAGATGGAAG catgtcACTGCATTTGGGCAATGAAGTATTTGATGTATACAAGGCACCATTACAAGGAGATCACAACCATCTGTTTATCAGACAAGGAACTGGTCTACAGGGCCAAGCTGTGTTCAAGACAAAGTTAACCTTCAG GCCTCACTCTACAGACAGCGCCACCCACAGGAAGATGACTTTATCTCTTGCAGATAGATGTTCAAAGACCCAAAAAATTCGTATCCTGCCAATGGCTGGTCGTGATCCAGAGTCTCAACGCACAGAAATGATTAAG AAAGAAGAGGAGCGTTTGAGAGCTTCTATTCGTAGAGAATCCCAGCAGCGGCGAATGCGGGAGAAGCAGCACCAGCGGGGCCTCAGTGCAAATTATTTAGAACCTGATCGTTACGATGAAGAGGATGAGGGAGAAGAAGCAATCAGTCTGGCGGCGATTAAAAACCGCTATAAAGGTGGTATAAGAG AGGAACGTGCTAGAATCTATTCTTCAGACAGTGATGAAGGATCAGATGAAGAAAGAACACAGAGACTACTCAAGGCAAAGAAACTAACCAGTGATGAG GAAGGTGAACCTTCTGGAAAGAGGAAAGCAGAGGATGATGACAAAGCAAGTAAAAAGCACAAAAAATACGTGATCAGCGATGAAGAGGAAGATGATGATTAA